Sequence from the Procambarus clarkii isolate CNS0578487 chromosome 2, FALCON_Pclarkii_2.0, whole genome shotgun sequence genome:
GTTGATCGTCGGAACTGTGACCCCCTACAAGCGGTGCCCCAAAAGAACAAtcggcaggcggccccaaagccggggcagcacgaCCACGCAATACAGCAGCCTCAACGACTCAGGGAAAAAAGCCACTACCATCCAAGGAGACCGGattcggagaaggaagagacacagcaggcggaaggttagactccagcacacgtgaggtatccagcgAGGGCGACGGAACCGGCAGAGGAGAAGAGGCACGCGTCAACGAGGAAACTACCAGAGGCGACGATGCAGAGGGCATGGGCGGAGTCATACTCACCACCGCCCCGACAAGCACATGTTCTTCTGCAGGAGATGCAGCCGCCACTCGTACAGCACCATCCAAGGCCACCACGGAAGCAACCGGATGAGGATGCACCGTCACATCCACCAAACGGCGAAGGTCCAAAGCAGGCGCCCATAGGTCCCCTGAGCTCACTGGTGGGGCAGACAGATCAGGTCCAGACGGAGTGACAGCTGGAaccgccgcaggaaccacaccaggcacctgcacagaACGAGGATCCGTCGGGGAATCCCCACGCACAGACAAGCGGAGAAAgtcatcctccaggaaaactgaaggggcctcagcacgaggagcgtcGCAACCGGCCGCTACGTGGCCcttagcaccacaccggaaacacgtgcGGGTTCGACCTTGATAAAAGATCCTTAGTCGGAGCGCCAGCTAGTCGGGGCAGAGCCCCGACTAGCGGGCGCTCCACACCTCCCACAGCAAACCACCACTCAGCAACGGCAAACGACAACTGACCTGTTGAGTTGAAGTGGAAGAGTCCACCTAGTGGACTCTGGAGAGCGCGTTGGCGACGACGTTGTCGGAGCCCTGGATAAAGATGATGTTGATATTCTACAAATACATGGCCCAGCGAAGCAAATGTAGGTGCTGGTTGGTGAACTGTGTATGCTGCAGGAACTGAAGAGAATGGTGCTTGTGGAAGATGTTGAGGTAGCACTCCAGGACTCAGTGAAGTACAAGTTTGTTGTACAGACGAGCCTACTGAATGGATCAGCGAGAGTGGTGATCCGAGGAGATTGTGAGATGGTTCATCAGATGCAAGGCCCAGCGTAGCAAGTGCTGATTGGAGAACTGGGTCAGCAGTAGGAACCGAATGAGGttgtgatacaagatgttcacatGGTGCTACAGGAGTCAGAGTAGTTTCGAGAACTGATCCTAATGTAGGGACCGACGAATATGGAGGTCCTAGAGGATGTTGAGGTTGTGCTGCAGGACCCAGCGAAGTACTAGATTGTTGTTGAACTGGGGCGTCTGCATTCACCGAAGAATGTTGAAATCCGGGGAGATGAAGTTGTAACCTAATAGATTTGATAGTTCGTTGTGCTGCACGCCTGGCAGGATGTTATGTGGCTCCTCAATGATGATTGTAGCTGGAGTGCATGATCCCATCTCGCTGTGGTATGATGGTGTTCCTATCGCTAGGGTGGAAGACTGAAGGTTCTCTAATACCTGGCAGGGCGAGAATGGAGTTAGTACAAAACAAGGATTTATGCCTTTCAAATGCAATAAAAGGTAAATTTGTCTAACAATATTTTAGCTGAGGGCTGGTAAAAGTTGTCTGGAGGAGCACGTTTATTTGGATTAGGCTCGTATAGAGCAGGATCTTTCCTGGTGGTGGAACAGATCGAGAATTTAGAACCATTGCAGTCAGGCAAAGTACAACAAGAAGGACCAGACAATACCTTAGAGACATTGATTGTCTTACACATGTCGTTAGAGAAGATGTGATCACATTTGCTCTGACTTTCCTGGGCATGTCCGCACTGCTTCCTGAGGTGCTTCACAGTTCCTGGACGGAAACAGCTGTGGAAAACCTGGTGGTAGAACACGGGATA
This genomic interval carries:
- the LOC138366766 gene encoding uncharacterized protein; this encodes MKLKIELSTLDRERQKKTLKIQKEQLALQKKQAELQREREKEQLEFQREREREQLELQREREQEALKVRERERKLQREHAEKQAAIALENRRKELDLETTHHTQRKEAEANLQVFHSCFRPGTVKHLRKQCGHAQESQSKCDHIFSNDMYAPVQQQSSTSLGPAAQPQHPLGPPYSSVPTLGSVLETTLTPVAPCEHLVSQPHSVPTADPVLQSALATLGLASDEPSHNLLGSPLSLIHSVGSSVQQTCTSLSPGVLPQHLPQAPFSSVPAAYTVHQPAPTFASLGHVFVEYQHHLYPGLRQRRRQRALQSPLGGLFHFNSTGRTRTCFRCGAKGHVAAGCDAPRAEAPSVFLEDDFLRLSVRGDSPTDPRSVQVPGVVPAAVPAVTPSGPDLSAPPVSSGDLWAPALDLRRLVDVTVHPHPVASVVALDGAVRVAAASPAEEHVLVGAVVSMTPPMPSASSPLVVSSLTRASSPLPVPSPSLDTSRVLESNLPPAVSLPSPNPVSLDGSGFFP